A single window of Methanobacterium sp. DNA harbors:
- a CDS encoding HD domain-containing protein, with amino-acid sequence MLKKEEDFIENLNTVKRINTSFVIASATIKTARNGKDYLEFSLTDKTGEIIARMFPNRDAHDIFENINQKSIYAVTGNVDEFPRNSQNFSIKIDSFQALDEGEYHLDDFIRTSGKDQEELIDEITSTIKGMENVYFKTLLKAFFCDPEFSQEFSTAPSAKIHHHNYQGGLLEHTVEVLQICKTACQIFPQLDQDLLYTGAILHDVGKLKAYDYDLISIDISSEGKMLDHLFISADMVKEKINSLDMDMPENLQTLLLHMVLSHHGEVRNGWGSPVDPKTPEAVALHHADNLDAKVKGLIQKLKG; translated from the coding sequence ATGTTAAAAAAAGAAGAAGATTTCATTGAAAATTTGAACACTGTAAAAAGAATTAACACCTCTTTTGTTATTGCCAGTGCAACTATCAAAACAGCTCGAAATGGGAAGGACTACCTTGAATTTAGTTTAACTGATAAAACTGGTGAAATCATTGCCAGGATGTTTCCCAATAGGGATGCTCATGATATATTTGAAAATATTAATCAGAAAAGTATCTATGCAGTAACTGGTAATGTTGATGAGTTCCCTCGCAATTCCCAGAACTTCAGCATCAAAATTGATAGTTTCCAGGCTCTGGATGAAGGGGAATACCATCTTGATGATTTCATCCGGACTTCGGGCAAAGACCAGGAAGAACTTATTGATGAAATTACCAGCACTATCAAAGGTATGGAGAACGTTTACTTTAAAACTCTTCTTAAAGCCTTTTTCTGTGATCCTGAGTTTTCTCAAGAATTTTCCACAGCACCATCAGCAAAAATTCATCATCACAATTACCAGGGAGGATTATTGGAGCATACTGTGGAAGTGCTGCAGATATGCAAAACTGCCTGCCAAATTTTTCCACAGCTGGATCAGGATTTACTTTACACTGGGGCAATACTCCATGATGTGGGTAAATTAAAGGCATACGACTATGATTTAATAAGTATTGACATTTCCAGTGAAGGAAAAATGTTAGATCATCTTTTCATATCTGCGGACATGGTGAAAGAGAAAATAAACTCATTGGATATGGATATGCCTGAAAATCTTCAAACACTGCTTCTGCATATGGTCCTAAGCCATCATGGTGAGGTTCGAAATGGTTGGGGGTCACCGGTTGATCCCAAAACTCCTGAGGCAGTGGCACTTCACCATGCCGACAACTTAGATGCCAAGGTTAAGGGGTTAATTCAAAAATTAAAAGGTTAA
- a CDS encoding DUF2116 family Zn-ribbon domain-containing protein, with the protein MDDIGQELENYQKTLDDEKKKTARINWALFLILIIVIIVFVYSLWRYQAFN; encoded by the coding sequence ATGGATGATATTGGCCAGGAGTTAGAGAACTACCAGAAAACTTTGGATGATGAAAAAAAGAAAACAGCCCGTATTAATTGGGCATTGTTTTTAATCTTGATTATTGTAATAATCGTATTTGTGTATTCATTGTGGCGTTACCAAGCTTTTAATTAG